Proteins encoded together in one Flavobacterium keumense window:
- a CDS encoding acyl-[acyl-carrier-protein] thioesterase, with protein sequence MPISPNFTSIFSKDWEINFTQCAPNGYLKYTELCNLLQMTAAAHSEVGGISFTDMQEFHQAWVLSRMRVEISELPKWRDVVTIKTWINSLENSRSVRALEMYINGKKNVGSETFWAVFNTQLRRPEALALPYEHFELFPDDKATRETFSKINLNHDKEMVFEKTVRLSDLDIVNHANNVKYLEWCLDLADENKIVNQEIESFEMNFMKELSLKDQIVVHENNEQDTSIFSITKEDKTCFALQLNWK encoded by the coding sequence ATGCCTATCTCCCCTAACTTCACCTCTATTTTTAGCAAAGACTGGGAAATTAATTTTACCCAATGTGCACCCAACGGCTACTTGAAATACACCGAATTGTGTAATTTATTGCAAATGACGGCTGCGGCACATTCTGAAGTGGGAGGCATTAGTTTTACAGATATGCAGGAGTTTCACCAAGCCTGGGTTTTGAGTAGAATGCGTGTAGAAATCAGCGAATTGCCCAAATGGCGCGATGTGGTGACGATCAAAACTTGGATAAATTCGTTAGAAAATTCCCGATCGGTTCGTGCTTTAGAAATGTATATCAATGGAAAAAAAAATGTGGGTTCTGAAACCTTTTGGGCGGTTTTCAATACCCAACTTCGTCGACCAGAAGCCTTAGCTTTGCCCTACGAACATTTTGAATTGTTCCCCGATGACAAAGCCACACGAGAAACTTTTTCAAAAATAAATCTCAATCACGACAAAGAAATGGTATTTGAAAAAACAGTTCGCTTATCCGATTTGGATATTGTCAATCATGCCAATAATGTCAAATATTTAGAATGGTGTTTGGATTTAGCCGATGAAAACAAAATTGTAAACCAAGAAATTGAAAGTTTTGAAATGAATTTCATGAAGGAACTTTCACTAAAAGACCAAATAGTCGTTCACGAAAATAACGAACAAGATACCTCTATTTTTAGCATTACCAAAGAAGATAAAACCTGCTTTGCGCTACAATTGAATTGGAAATAA
- the miaA gene encoding tRNA (adenosine(37)-N6)-dimethylallyltransferase MiaA encodes MKYLITIIGPTAIGKTSLSIALAQQFQCEIISCDSRQFFKEMRIGTAVPSPNELAGAPHHFIQNKSIFENYTVGDFEKEAIAKLNELHLTNDFVILVGGSGLYVDAILKGFDSFPDIDTSVRKEVNTAYEKLGITYLQEQLKQLDPVYFEKINLENPQTLQNPQRMMRFVEVCIGTGLPYSSFLNQTKNNRDFTPIIIGLEAERSVMYDRINQRVDIMLNEGLLAEAKELYPHKELNALQTVGYRELFRYFDGHDSLEFAIEEIKKNTRRFSKRQLTWFKRTENAKWFDYLTDRKEIIDHIKSFITHNS; translated from the coding sequence ATGAAATACCTCATTACAATCATTGGACCTACTGCCATAGGAAAAACTTCCTTGAGTATTGCTTTGGCACAGCAGTTTCAATGTGAGATTATTTCGTGCGACAGTCGACAATTTTTCAAAGAAATGCGAATTGGCACTGCCGTTCCTAGTCCAAATGAATTAGCTGGCGCACCGCATCATTTCATTCAAAACAAATCCATTTTCGAAAATTATACTGTAGGCGATTTTGAAAAAGAAGCCATTGCAAAACTTAACGAATTACATCTAACAAATGATTTTGTCATTTTAGTAGGTGGTTCCGGTTTGTATGTTGATGCTATTTTAAAAGGATTTGATTCCTTTCCAGATATTGACACCTCTGTTCGTAAAGAAGTGAATACTGCTTATGAAAAATTAGGCATTACGTACTTACAAGAACAATTAAAACAACTAGACCCTGTCTATTTTGAAAAAATAAACCTTGAGAATCCGCAAACGCTACAAAACCCTCAACGCATGATGCGATTTGTAGAAGTGTGTATTGGAACAGGTCTACCTTACTCCTCTTTCCTCAATCAAACTAAAAATAATCGTGATTTTACACCTATTATTATTGGTTTAGAAGCGGAACGCAGCGTGATGTACGACCGCATCAATCAACGAGTAGATATCATGCTCAACGAAGGTCTTTTGGCGGAAGCCAAAGAATTATACCCACACAAGGAATTAAACGCATTACAAACCGTAGGCTATCGCGAGTTATTCCGCTATTTTGATGGGCATGATAGTTTGGAATTTGCCATTGAAGAAATCAAAAAAAATACCCGCCGTTTCTCCAAACGCCAATTAACTTGGTTTAAAAGAACCGAAAATGCCAAATGGTTTGATTATTTAACCGACAGAAAGGAAATTATAGACCATATAAAATCATTCATAACTCATAATTCCTAA
- a CDS encoding exonuclease domain-containing protein, with the protein MYAILDIETTGGQFNEEGITEIAIYKFDGREVVDQFISLVNPEIPIQPFVVKLTGINNAMLRSAPKFFEVAKRIIEITSDCIIVAHNASFDYRILRTEFKRLGYDFQAKTLCTVELSKKLIPEQPSYSLGKLVRALGIPMADRHRASGDAMATTKLFKMLLEKDVEKQILNDFIKHEIQKGIAPKLLDIIEKLPSKTGVYYIHNEKGNLIYIGKSRNIKKRINQHFTGTSTKSKKIQREVFTVTYEETGSELIALLKESEAIKINKPIFNRAQRKSIFEWALYTEKDNNGYLNLRLQKADGRKKEITSFTTLQEGKNALFRITEKYQLCQKLTGLYQTNSECFQYKIKECDGACIGKITSKEYNIRVANFIADNSFENQNMILIDRGRTLNERAAILIENGIYRGYTFYELNYQITNIDVLKTILIPMQHNRDAKTIIQGQIRKSKTLKVISF; encoded by the coding sequence ATGTACGCAATTCTCGACATAGAAACCACAGGAGGTCAGTTCAACGAAGAAGGAATTACCGAAATTGCCATTTATAAATTTGATGGTCGCGAAGTGGTGGATCAATTCATCAGTTTAGTCAATCCAGAAATCCCTATTCAACCGTTTGTAGTCAAGTTAACTGGAATTAATAATGCAATGTTGCGCTCCGCACCCAAGTTTTTTGAAGTAGCCAAACGCATTATCGAAATCACTTCAGATTGTATTATTGTGGCTCACAATGCCTCGTTTGATTACCGTATTTTAAGAACTGAATTCAAGCGTTTAGGCTATGATTTTCAAGCCAAGACTCTCTGTACAGTGGAGTTATCCAAAAAATTAATTCCTGAACAACCTTCGTATAGTTTAGGTAAGTTAGTCCGTGCCTTAGGTATCCCGATGGCAGACCGACACCGAGCTAGCGGTGATGCCATGGCAACAACCAAATTGTTTAAAATGCTTTTGGAAAAAGATGTCGAAAAGCAAATTTTGAATGACTTTATCAAACACGAAATTCAAAAAGGCATCGCACCAAAACTGTTGGATATTATAGAAAAATTACCTTCTAAAACAGGTGTTTATTATATTCATAACGAAAAAGGAAATTTGATTTACATTGGCAAAAGCCGTAACATCAAAAAGCGCATCAACCAGCATTTTACAGGTACTTCTACCAAATCTAAAAAGATTCAAAGAGAAGTATTTACCGTTACTTATGAAGAAACGGGTAGCGAACTGATTGCTCTTTTGAAAGAAAGCGAAGCCATTAAAATCAATAAACCTATTTTTAACAGAGCACAACGAAAAAGTATTTTTGAGTGGGCTTTATATACAGAAAAAGACAACAACGGTTACCTGAACTTACGTTTACAAAAAGCCGATGGCCGTAAAAAAGAAATCACCTCTTTTACTACGCTACAAGAAGGAAAAAACGCACTGTTCCGCATTACAGAAAAGTACCAATTGTGCCAAAAACTAACCGGTTTATACCAGACCAATTCAGAATGTTTTCAATACAAAATCAAAGAATGTGATGGCGCTTGTATTGGCAAAATAACTTCCAAAGAATACAATATTCGTGTAGCTAATTTCATTGCCGACAACAGTTTTGAAAACCAAAATATGATTTTAATTGACCGTGGGCGCACTCTCAACGAGCGCGCTGCCATTCTGATTGAAAACGGTATTTATAGGGGGTATACTTTTTATGAGTTGAATTACCAAATCACCAATATTGATGTGCTAAAAACCATTTTGATTCCGATGCAACACAACCGCGATGCCAAAACAATTATTCAAGGACAAATTAGGAAAAGTAAAACACTAAAAGTAATTTCGTTTTAA
- a CDS encoding four helix bundle protein yields MEDNSIFSEKIFNFEDRLVRFAGECVFFTRNLDKSFENEYYKNQLIRSSGSSSLNFGEAQGTITDKDFIFKLTLVVKELKESGNSLKILNYIKEGNEVSRDSLLIEVEELIAIASKMIINKK; encoded by the coding sequence ATGGAAGACAATTCTATATTTAGCGAAAAAATATTCAATTTTGAAGATAGATTGGTTCGTTTTGCCGGGGAATGTGTTTTCTTTACACGAAATTTAGATAAATCTTTTGAAAATGAATATTATAAAAATCAATTAATTCGATCCTCTGGAAGTTCTTCATTAAATTTTGGAGAAGCTCAAGGAACAATAACTGATAAAGATTTTATATTTAAACTTACATTAGTAGTTAAAGAATTGAAAGAATCGGGAAATTCTTTAAAAATATTGAATTACATCAAAGAAGGAAATGAAGTTAGTAGAGATTCACTATTGATTGAAGTTGAAGAATTAATTGCTATTGCTTCTAAAATGATTATAAATAAAAAATAA
- a CDS encoding YggS family pyridoxal phosphate-dependent enzyme, whose amino-acid sequence MSIQDNLHSIKAKLPENITLVAVSKTKPVSDLMEAYEAGQRIFGENKIQEMTEKWEVMPKDIQWHMIGHVQTNKVKYMAPFVSLIHGVDSLKLLQEINKQAQKNNRIIDCLLQVYIAEEESKFGLDEKELNEIFEFVQDAKNEMNHIRIVGLMGMATFTNNQIQVKKEFSRLKTIFDKYSQLETSNLKLQTLSMGMSGDYALAIECGSTMVRIGSSIFGNRN is encoded by the coding sequence ATGTCAATTCAAGATAATTTGCATTCTATTAAAGCTAAACTCCCTGAAAACATTACTCTTGTAGCCGTTTCCAAAACCAAACCTGTATCGGATTTAATGGAAGCGTATGAAGCTGGACAACGCATTTTTGGTGAAAACAAAATCCAAGAAATGACTGAGAAATGGGAAGTAATGCCCAAAGACATTCAATGGCATATGATTGGGCATGTTCAAACTAACAAAGTCAAGTACATGGCGCCTTTTGTAAGTTTAATTCACGGTGTTGATAGTTTGAAATTGTTGCAAGAAATTAACAAACAAGCACAAAAAAACAACCGAATTATAGATTGTTTACTGCAAGTGTATATTGCCGAGGAAGAGTCCAAATTTGGTTTGGACGAAAAAGAATTGAATGAAATTTTTGAATTTGTCCAAGATGCCAAAAATGAGATGAACCACATCCGAATCGTCGGTTTAATGGGTATGGCAACCTTTACCAATAATCAAATTCAAGTGAAAAAAGAATTCAGTCGTTTGAAAACCATTTTTGATAAATATAGTCAACTTGAAACTTCAAACTTGAAACTTCAAACCCTTTCAATGGGAATGTCTGGCGACTATGCACTTGCTATTGAATGTGGAAGTACCATGGTACGAATTGGAAGTAGTATCTTTGGCAATCGCAATTAG
- a CDS encoding 3-hydroxyacyl-CoA dehydrogenase family protein, translating to MKTIAVIGAGTMGNGIAHTFAQNGFTVKLIDVSEKALDKGMNTIANNLDRMLAKGTITQEDVAKTITNIITYTDIKDGVVGVDLVIEAATENVDLKLSIFKQLNEVCSHNTILATNTSSISITQIGAVVAHPDRVIGMHFMNPVPIMQLVEVIRGYNTSDEVTQIIMQLSEKLGKTPVEVNDYPGFVANRILMPMINEAIETLYNQVAGVYEIDTVMKLGMAHPMGPLQLADFIGLDVCLSILNVMYDGYKNPKYAPCPLLVNMVRAGKLGVKSGEGFYDYSAIKKAEKVAAQFI from the coding sequence ATGAAAACAATCGCTGTTATTGGAGCTGGAACAATGGGTAATGGAATTGCTCATACTTTTGCTCAAAATGGTTTTACCGTAAAATTGATTGATGTTTCTGAAAAGGCATTGGACAAAGGCATGAACACTATCGCCAATAATTTGGATAGAATGTTAGCCAAAGGAACCATTACACAAGAAGATGTTGCTAAAACTATAACGAATATTATTACCTACACCGATATAAAAGACGGTGTCGTTGGAGTTGATTTAGTCATAGAAGCTGCTACTGAAAATGTCGATTTAAAACTTTCTATTTTCAAGCAATTGAACGAAGTTTGTTCTCATAACACGATTTTAGCCACCAATACATCTTCTATTTCTATTACTCAGATTGGAGCTGTGGTAGCGCATCCTGATCGCGTTATTGGGATGCATTTTATGAATCCGGTGCCCATTATGCAATTAGTGGAAGTCATTAGAGGATATAACACTAGCGATGAAGTGACACAAATCATCATGCAGCTTTCTGAAAAATTAGGAAAAACACCTGTTGAAGTAAATGACTATCCAGGATTTGTAGCCAATCGAATTTTGATGCCCATGATTAATGAAGCTATCGAAACTTTGTACAATCAAGTGGCTGGAGTGTATGAAATAGATACTGTAATGAAATTAGGGATGGCGCACCCAATGGGACCATTACAATTAGCTGATTTTATTGGACTTGATGTTTGTCTATCTATATTAAATGTAATGTATGACGGTTATAAAAATCCAAAATATGCCCCTTGTCCTTTATTAGTTAATATGGTTCGCGCTGGAAAATTAGGTGTAAAATCGGGAGAAGGTTTTTATGATTATTCAGCGATTAAAAAAGCAGAAAAAGTAGCTGCTCAATTCATTTAA
- a CDS encoding Gfo/Idh/MocA family protein, which translates to MLKIGVLGAGHLGKIHLRLLQQSEKYELVGFYDENQENGAKIAAEFGYKQFDTIAKLIHAVDVIDIVTPTLSHYKCAKVSIKSGKHVFIEKPIATTVEEAEEIIALAKEYKVKGQVGHVERFNPAFIATKNTIENPMFIETHRLAEFNPRGTDVPVVLDLMIHDIDAILSVVNSKVKNINASGVSVISETPDIANARIEFENGCVANLTSSRISMKNMRKTRFFQKDAYISVDFLEKKCEVVKMKDAPEVPGDFDMILQNAEGVKKQIYFSNPEVHQNNAILDELESFADAINNDTTPIVTLEQATNALRVAYQIIESMKK; encoded by the coding sequence ATGCTAAAAATTGGAGTGCTAGGCGCTGGTCACCTAGGTAAAATACATTTACGTCTACTACAACAATCAGAAAAATACGAATTAGTTGGTTTTTACGACGAAAATCAAGAAAACGGAGCTAAAATTGCCGCCGAATTTGGATACAAACAATTTGACACTATTGCTAAATTAATCCATGCTGTGGATGTAATTGACATTGTAACTCCTACCCTTTCTCATTATAAATGCGCCAAAGTTTCCATCAAATCAGGAAAACACGTTTTTATTGAGAAGCCAATTGCAACCACTGTTGAAGAAGCCGAAGAAATTATAGCATTAGCTAAAGAATACAAAGTCAAAGGTCAGGTAGGACATGTAGAGCGTTTCAATCCCGCCTTTATTGCTACCAAAAATACGATTGAAAACCCGATGTTTATTGAAACACATCGTTTGGCTGAATTTAACCCAAGAGGCACTGACGTTCCCGTAGTTTTAGATTTAATGATTCACGATATTGATGCTATTTTGAGCGTGGTGAATTCGAAGGTTAAAAATATCAATGCTAGTGGGGTTTCTGTTATTAGCGAAACTCCAGATATTGCCAATGCCCGAATTGAATTTGAAAATGGTTGTGTAGCCAATTTGACCTCTAGCCGAATTTCGATGAAAAACATGCGTAAAACACGTTTCTTTCAAAAGGATGCTTACATCTCGGTAGATTTTCTTGAAAAAAAATGTGAAGTAGTCAAAATGAAGGACGCTCCAGAAGTTCCAGGTGACTTTGATATGATTTTACAAAATGCCGAAGGAGTGAAAAAACAAATCTATTTTTCTAATCCTGAAGTACACCAAAATAACGCCATTTTAGACGAATTAGAATCTTTTGCTGACGCTATCAACAACGACACTACTCCTATAGTTACTTTGGAACAAGCCACCAATGCTTTGCGTGTAGCCTATCAGATTATTGAATCAATGAAAAAATAA
- a CDS encoding protein-L-isoaspartate(D-aspartate) O-methyltransferase, giving the protein MKDTAKHQGLRNQLVSLLEQKGITDKNVLEAIKKIPRHLFLNSSFEDYAYQDKAFPIGAGQTISQPYTVAFQSQLLEVKKEHKILEIGTGSGYQTAVLCAMGAKVYTVERQIELFKKTSVLFRKLGIRPKYFASGDGYKGLELHAPYDSILVTAGAPIIPKPLMAQLKIGGRLVIPLGEDVQIMTLLIRKNETQFEKHEFGEFRFVPLLEDKN; this is encoded by the coding sequence TTGAAAGATACAGCCAAACATCAAGGACTTCGTAATCAGTTAGTAAGCCTTTTGGAACAAAAAGGTATTACGGATAAAAATGTGCTTGAGGCGATTAAAAAAATACCAAGACATTTGTTTTTAAATTCTAGTTTTGAAGACTATGCTTATCAAGATAAAGCCTTTCCTATAGGAGCTGGACAAACGATTTCTCAGCCTTATACTGTAGCATTTCAGTCCCAATTGTTAGAAGTAAAAAAAGAACACAAAATTTTAGAGATCGGTACAGGATCAGGCTATCAAACAGCGGTATTATGTGCTATGGGAGCTAAAGTGTATACGGTAGAGCGCCAAATCGAGCTGTTCAAAAAAACATCTGTTTTATTTCGCAAACTAGGAATTCGTCCAAAATACTTTGCCTCGGGAGATGGGTATAAAGGATTGGAGTTACATGCTCCCTATGATAGTATACTAGTAACAGCAGGAGCTCCAATAATCCCCAAGCCGTTGATGGCACAATTAAAAATAGGAGGAAGATTAGTTATTCCGTTGGGTGAGGACGTGCAAATTATGACTTTGCTAATCCGTAAAAATGAAACTCAATTTGAAAAGCACGAATTTGGCGAATTTCGATTTGTTCCTTTATTAGAAGATAAAAATTAA
- a CDS encoding Fic family protein produces MKTLIKNAREKKGLKTRELAQLLGIDQALISKFEAGTRKPTKEQVAKIASILELDYETLMVAWLKEKILYEIGQDDLALKALLVAEEEIRYVAKNTAEKVSKTLTSILTQIDELKAKLDQYRQFDSYRISQALELEYTFESNRIEGNTMTLRETDLVINEGLTISGKSMREHLEAINHQEAIAFIKDLMNKNTSLIEREVLSIHNLILRGIHPEDAGRYRKVQVMIKGSTHMPPQPFLVAKEMEDYFIWYETNKNKLHPVVLAAEMHERLVTIHPFIDGNGRTSRLVMNLILLQHGYVIANIKGDYDNRMRYYQALETAQTENNKEDFLLFVAQIEKESLERYLDIIGQ; encoded by the coding sequence ATGAAAACACTAATCAAAAACGCAAGAGAAAAAAAAGGACTCAAAACAAGAGAACTAGCTCAGTTATTGGGCATTGATCAAGCCTTGATTAGCAAGTTTGAAGCTGGTACCAGAAAACCTACCAAAGAACAAGTGGCTAAAATAGCTTCTATTTTAGAGTTGGATTACGAAACTTTAATGGTGGCTTGGCTTAAAGAAAAAATACTATATGAAATTGGTCAAGATGATTTGGCTCTAAAAGCCTTACTAGTTGCCGAAGAGGAAATACGATATGTTGCAAAAAACACTGCCGAAAAAGTATCCAAAACATTAACCTCAATATTAACTCAAATTGACGAACTAAAAGCTAAATTAGACCAGTACAGACAATTTGATAGTTATAGAATTTCTCAGGCTTTAGAACTAGAGTATACCTTTGAAAGCAACAGAATTGAAGGAAATACTATGACTCTCCGTGAAACAGATTTAGTTATTAATGAGGGTTTAACCATTTCTGGAAAAAGTATGCGCGAGCATTTAGAAGCTATAAACCATCAAGAAGCGATTGCTTTTATTAAAGATTTAATGAATAAAAATACTTCTCTGATAGAAAGAGAAGTATTGTCCATTCACAATCTCATTTTAAGAGGAATTCATCCTGAAGATGCGGGACGTTATCGAAAAGTTCAGGTAATGATTAAAGGCAGTACCCATATGCCACCACAACCTTTTTTGGTAGCTAAAGAAATGGAAGATTATTTTATTTGGTATGAAACCAATAAAAATAAATTACATCCTGTTGTTTTGGCTGCTGAAATGCACGAGCGTTTGGTTACCATTCACCCATTTATTGATGGAAATGGTAGAACGTCTCGTTTAGTAATGAATTTAATTTTGTTGCAACATGGTTATGTAATTGCCAATATCAAAGGGGATTATGATAATAGAATGCGCTATTACCAAGCCTTAGAAACGGCTCAAACCGAAAACAACAAGGAAGATTTCCTTTTATTCGTTGCTCAAATTGAAAAAGAGAGTTTAGAACGTTACCTAGACATTATTGGTCAATAA
- the smpB gene encoding SsrA-binding protein SmpB, translated as MLKTVNILNKRARFDYEIIETYTAGIVLAGTEIKSIRLGKANITESFCEFSNNELFAINTYIEEYAFGNQFNHKSRSERKLLLNKRELKSLARSVQAKGLTIVPLKLFTNEKGMAKLEIGLCRGKKTYDKRESLKEQDTKRDLDRIKKAF; from the coding sequence ATGCTAAAAACAGTCAACATACTTAACAAACGTGCTCGTTTTGATTATGAAATAATCGAAACCTATACCGCTGGAATAGTTTTGGCTGGTACCGAAATTAAATCCATTCGTTTAGGCAAAGCAAATATTACAGAGAGTTTTTGCGAATTTAGTAACAATGAACTTTTTGCCATCAATACTTATATTGAAGAATACGCATTTGGAAATCAATTCAATCATAAATCACGAAGTGAACGTAAACTACTTTTAAACAAAAGAGAACTAAAAAGTTTAGCTCGTAGTGTACAAGCCAAAGGATTAACTATTGTTCCTCTAAAATTATTTACCAATGAAAAAGGGATGGCAAAATTAGAAATAGGACTTTGCCGTGGGAAGAAAACCTATGACAAACGAGAATCTTTAAAAGAACAAGATACCAAAAGAGATTTGGATAGAATTAAGAAAGCTTTTTGA
- a CDS encoding GNAT family N-acetyltransferase codes for MLVFNFSPFPNLETNRLNLRRLTSEDVDEILVLRSNPEIMQFIPRPLIKSKEEALEFITTMNAAVDSNTVINWAITTKENDELIGMIGFYRIKPENYRAEVGYILSAAYHGQGIITEALQRVIQFGFEEMGLNSIEAVIDPENFGSEKVLLKNNFVKEGHFKEHTFFEGKFLDSVFYSLLKKNY; via the coding sequence ATGTTAGTATTTAATTTTTCTCCATTCCCGAATCTCGAAACCAATCGGTTGAATTTAAGACGTCTTACTTCTGAAGATGTTGATGAAATTCTTGTGTTGCGTTCTAATCCAGAAATTATGCAATTTATTCCACGGCCTTTAATCAAATCTAAAGAAGAGGCTCTTGAATTTATCACTACAATGAATGCTGCCGTTGATTCTAATACAGTAATTAATTGGGCAATTACTACCAAAGAAAATGACGAATTAATCGGTATGATTGGCTTTTACCGAATTAAACCCGAAAATTACAGAGCCGAAGTTGGTTATATTTTATCTGCAGCATATCATGGGCAAGGAATCATTACTGAAGCTCTGCAACGAGTTATTCAGTTTGGATTTGAGGAAATGGGATTAAATTCAATTGAAGCGGTAATTGATCCTGAAAATTTTGGTTCTGAAAAAGTACTCTTGAAAAATAATTTTGTTAAAGAAGGGCATTTTAAAGAACATACTTTTTTTGAGGGAAAATTTCTAGATAGTGTTTTTTACTCTCTGCTAAAGAAAAACTATTAG
- a CDS encoding aldose 1-epimerase family protein, producing the protein MSIITLSNSIIIAQIKTLGAELCSLKDNTKRDYIWEGNPAFWGKHSPVLFPIVGTLKNNVFYHNDTEYTLSRHGFARDMEFQLVEKTDNSATFSLQSNSETLKNYPFKFELQIQYILIGTTLELTYRVINKDNTDIPFSIGAHPAFALPSNFEEYSLVFEEVEPLEYTLLENDLVSKQTEKIKTNSNTVPLTYELFERDALIFKTLKSNSLTIVEKENPILKVRFEDFPNLGIWTKVGAPFICIEPWFGYSDTTENTGNLFEKEGIIVLKTDTTFQAKFSIEIL; encoded by the coding sequence ATGTCAATTATAACCCTATCGAATTCTATAATCATTGCTCAAATTAAAACTCTTGGGGCCGAATTATGTTCACTAAAAGACAACACAAAAAGAGACTATATTTGGGAAGGAAATCCTGCTTTTTGGGGTAAACATTCGCCCGTATTGTTTCCAATTGTGGGTACACTAAAAAACAATGTATTTTACCATAACGATACAGAATACACCCTTTCTAGACATGGATTTGCAAGGGATATGGAATTCCAATTAGTCGAAAAAACAGACAATAGCGCTACTTTTTCACTTCAATCCAATTCGGAAACCTTAAAAAATTATCCTTTCAAATTTGAATTGCAAATTCAGTACATCTTAATTGGTACTACATTAGAATTAACTTATAGAGTAATAAATAAAGACAACACCGATATCCCATTTTCTATTGGTGCGCATCCAGCCTTTGCATTACCTAGTAATTTTGAAGAGTACTCTCTTGTTTTTGAAGAAGTAGAACCATTAGAATACACCTTACTAGAAAATGATTTGGTTTCAAAACAGACCGAAAAAATAAAAACCAATTCCAATACCGTTCCTCTTACTTATGAATTATTTGAAAGAGACGCTTTGATATTCAAGACATTAAAATCCAATTCACTCACTATTGTTGAGAAGGAAAATCCAATCTTAAAAGTACGTTTTGAGGACTTTCCTAATCTAGGTATTTGGACAAAAGTAGGCGCGCCATTTATTTGTATAGAGCCTTGGTTTGGTTACTCTGATACGACAGAAAATACAGGCAACCTTTTTGAAAAAGAAGGTATCATCGTTTTGAAAACAGACACTACTTTTCAAGCAAAATTTAGTATAGAAATCCTTTAA